One genomic segment of Kribbella jejuensis includes these proteins:
- the metF gene encoding methylenetetrahydrofolate reductase [NAD(P)H] codes for MANGLPSTLPGGAPTIRELLAAGERSFSFEFFPPKTPEAEEVLWRSIREIEQLHPTFVSITYGAGGTTRDGTIRVTERVAQDTSLTPLGHLTCVAHSRDELRSVIGAYAGSGVRNMLALRGDPPGGPNQPWVAHPEGLNHAIELVELIRSLGDFCVGVAAFPDKHPEAASLEADAQVLAAKAQAGADYAITQMFFGADDYFRLVDRAAALGCDIPVLPGIMPVTNIKQIQRMAELTGMALPAEVTDRLLAVEDEPAAVREVGIEIATELCERLLTGGAPGIHFITLNRSTATRQVFRNLQAANVS; via the coding sequence ATGGCGAACGGACTTCCCTCGACGCTGCCCGGCGGTGCGCCGACCATCCGCGAGCTGCTCGCGGCCGGGGAGCGGTCCTTCTCGTTCGAGTTCTTCCCGCCGAAGACGCCCGAGGCCGAGGAGGTGCTGTGGCGTTCGATCCGCGAGATCGAGCAGCTGCACCCGACGTTCGTCTCGATCACGTACGGCGCCGGCGGCACTACCCGCGACGGCACCATCAGGGTCACCGAGCGGGTCGCGCAGGACACCTCGCTGACGCCGCTCGGGCACCTGACCTGTGTCGCGCACTCCCGCGACGAGCTCCGATCGGTGATCGGCGCGTACGCCGGCTCCGGCGTCCGGAACATGCTCGCGCTGCGCGGCGACCCGCCGGGCGGTCCGAACCAGCCGTGGGTCGCGCATCCCGAGGGCCTGAACCACGCGATCGAGCTGGTCGAGCTGATCCGTTCGCTCGGCGACTTCTGCGTCGGCGTCGCCGCCTTCCCGGACAAGCATCCGGAGGCCGCGTCGCTCGAGGCGGACGCGCAGGTGCTGGCCGCGAAGGCGCAGGCCGGTGCCGACTACGCGATCACCCAGATGTTCTTCGGCGCCGACGACTACTTCCGGCTGGTCGACCGGGCGGCCGCGCTCGGCTGCGACATCCCGGTGCTGCCGGGCATCATGCCGGTCACGAACATCAAGCAGATCCAGCGGATGGCGGAGCTCACCGGGATGGCGTTGCCGGCCGAGGTCACCGACCGGTTGCTGGCCGTCGAGGACGAGCCGGCGGCGGTCCGTGAGGTCGGCATCGAGATCGCCACCGAGCTCTGCGAGCGGCTGCTGACCGGCGGCGCACCGGGCATCCATTTCATCACGCTGAACAGATCCACAGCGACACGACAGGTCTTCCGCAACCTCCAGGCCGCCAACGTATCCTGA
- a CDS encoding polyprenyl synthetase family protein: MDDVDIAGGIQRALSGFLDRQEQRLAAIGPELTEQVRAARDATSGGKRLRPSFCYWGFRAAGGDPALPILPAAASLEMLHVSALVHDDVMDSSDVRRGQPAAHRRFEALQRERSDKTGHGGDPVGFGVGAAILLGDLCLIWADELLHTSGFDAAALARAEQYFDAVRVEVTAGQYLDLVAQASGESDMDLALRVLRYKSATYTVERPLHIGAALAGGDDRLISSLSGYGVPLGEAFQLRDDLLGVFGDPALTGKPAGDDLREGKRTVLIAYAVDHASEIQLTEFNRLFGRPDLDDDEIQLLREILQDSRAVQACEELITDRTEDALDALDRAELADDTDDTARKALNDLAIAATSRVV, encoded by the coding sequence GTGGACGATGTCGACATCGCCGGTGGGATCCAGCGTGCGCTGAGTGGCTTCCTCGACCGGCAGGAGCAGCGGCTGGCGGCGATCGGCCCGGAGCTGACCGAGCAGGTACGGGCCGCGCGGGACGCGACCAGCGGTGGGAAGCGGTTGCGTCCGTCCTTCTGTTACTGGGGTTTCCGGGCCGCGGGCGGTGATCCGGCGCTCCCGATCCTGCCGGCAGCGGCGAGCCTGGAGATGCTGCATGTGAGTGCGCTGGTCCACGACGACGTGATGGATTCCTCCGACGTACGGCGGGGTCAGCCGGCCGCGCACCGCCGGTTCGAGGCGCTCCAGCGGGAGCGGTCGGACAAGACCGGGCACGGCGGAGACCCGGTCGGGTTCGGCGTCGGCGCCGCGATCCTGCTCGGCGACCTGTGCCTGATCTGGGCCGACGAGCTGCTGCACACGTCCGGCTTCGACGCGGCCGCGCTGGCCCGCGCGGAGCAGTACTTCGACGCCGTCCGGGTCGAGGTGACCGCCGGGCAGTACCTCGATCTCGTCGCGCAGGCGAGCGGCGAGTCCGACATGGACCTCGCGCTGCGGGTCCTGCGGTACAAGTCGGCGACGTACACGGTCGAGCGGCCGCTGCACATCGGCGCCGCGCTGGCCGGTGGCGACGACCGCCTGATCAGCTCCCTGTCCGGGTACGGCGTACCGCTCGGCGAGGCGTTCCAGCTGCGCGACGACCTGCTCGGCGTGTTCGGGGACCCGGCGCTGACCGGGAAGCCGGCCGGCGACGATCTGCGCGAGGGCAAGCGGACGGTGCTGATCGCCTACGCCGTGGACCACGCGTCGGAGATCCAGCTGACCGAGTTCAACCGGCTGTTCGGGCGGCCCGACCTCGACGACGACGAGATCCAGCTGCTGCGCGAGATCCTGCAGGACTCCCGCGCCGTCCAGGCCTGCGAGGAGCTGATCACCGACCGCACCGAGGACGCGCTCGACGCGCTCGACCGGGCGGAGCTCGCCGACGACACTGACGACACGGCCCGCAAGGCCCTCAACGACCTGGCGATCGCGGCTACGTCGCGGGTGGTGTAG
- a CDS encoding helix-turn-helix domain-containing protein, with translation MAQELYSVEQVANRLGLHVRTIRNYVRDGRLKAVRIGKQYRISREDLEEFTGTPTAVVDVDSSARHIEASSIVHIDAVDRANADRLSTHIHGALNQPEAVHLKAETIYDEERAVLKVIVLGNLPATADLLRLINLLATPPAT, from the coding sequence ATGGCCCAGGAGCTGTACTCGGTGGAGCAGGTGGCGAACCGCCTGGGGCTGCACGTCCGTACGATCCGCAACTACGTCCGCGACGGCCGGCTGAAGGCGGTCCGGATCGGGAAGCAGTACCGGATCAGCCGTGAGGACCTCGAGGAGTTCACCGGTACGCCGACCGCGGTCGTCGACGTGGACAGCTCCGCCCGGCACATCGAGGCGTCGAGCATCGTCCACATCGACGCGGTCGACCGGGCCAACGCCGACCGGCTCAGCACCCACATCCACGGCGCGCTGAACCAGCCCGAAGCCGTCCACCTCAAGGCCGAGACGATCTACGACGAGGAACGCGCCGTGCTCAAGGTCATCGTGCTCGGCAACCTGCCCGCGACCGCCGACCTGCTCCGGCTGATCAACCTGCTCGCTACACCACCCGCGACGTAG
- a CDS encoding DUF4180 domain-containing protein — MVQVYVSEVPITDEGEAVQLIVDAYYAHRAEWIAFTPEQLGDEFFELRTGRAGAIAQKFVSYRMGLAVVGDIAERVAASKPLADWVRESNRGRSLLFARDLDELRELLQDRQ; from the coding sequence ATGGTTCAGGTGTACGTCAGTGAAGTCCCGATCACCGACGAGGGCGAGGCGGTCCAGCTGATCGTCGACGCGTACTACGCCCACCGGGCGGAGTGGATCGCGTTCACGCCGGAGCAGCTCGGTGACGAGTTCTTCGAGCTGCGGACCGGGCGGGCCGGAGCGATTGCCCAGAAGTTCGTGTCGTACCGGATGGGGCTGGCCGTGGTCGGCGACATCGCGGAGCGGGTAGCGGCGAGCAAGCCGCTGGCGGACTGGGTGCGGGAGAGCAACCGCGGGCGCAGCCTGCTGTTCGCTCGAGACTTGGACGAACTGCGGGAGCTCCTACAGGACAGGCAGTGA
- a CDS encoding barstar family protein, giving the protein MTSLRALLEEGLRPGVYRWPQAPGANDVRRDAEAEGFGFVLLDTGEIHDKAGFLDLCATAFDLPRWFGRNWDALADSLSDRSTGSPEVVLWTGLRNLLEHDHDTVDVALQIFGEDTTNSGQLRVLIAEETAPDLLSSLPVL; this is encoded by the coding sequence ATGACTTCGCTGCGTGCGCTGCTGGAGGAGGGGCTCCGGCCGGGTGTCTACCGTTGGCCCCAGGCTCCGGGTGCGAACGACGTACGCCGGGACGCCGAGGCCGAAGGTTTCGGCTTCGTGCTGCTCGACACCGGCGAGATCCACGACAAGGCGGGATTCCTGGACCTGTGCGCGACCGCGTTCGACCTGCCGCGCTGGTTCGGCCGGAACTGGGACGCGCTGGCCGACTCGCTCAGCGACCGGTCGACCGGGTCGCCCGAGGTCGTGCTGTGGACCGGGCTGCGCAATCTGCTCGAGCACGACCATGACACGGTCGACGTGGCGCTGCAGATCTTCGGCGAGGACACGACGAACTCGGGTCAACTCCGGGTACTGATCGCCGAGGAGACCGCGCCCGACCTGCTGAGCTCACTGCCTGTCCTGTAG
- a CDS encoding ribonuclease domain-containing protein, whose amino-acid sequence MINNQKTARIVAVVVIAMMVITLAASLFGCSADTKSSGDTDPTSGLKYVAVADLPQEAQNTLKLIDQGGPYPYSRDGVVFGNFEKILPKHDRGYYHEYTVTTPGEKDRGARRIVTGNAGERYYTDDHYKSFRRIAEGGGTS is encoded by the coding sequence GTGATCAACAACCAGAAGACCGCGCGGATCGTCGCGGTCGTGGTGATCGCGATGATGGTGATCACCCTGGCTGCTTCGCTGTTCGGCTGCTCGGCGGACACCAAGAGCTCCGGTGACACCGATCCGACCAGTGGGCTCAAGTACGTCGCGGTGGCGGACCTCCCGCAGGAGGCGCAGAACACGCTGAAGCTGATCGACCAGGGCGGGCCGTACCCGTACAGCCGCGACGGTGTGGTGTTCGGCAACTTCGAGAAGATCCTGCCGAAGCACGACCGCGGCTACTACCACGAGTACACCGTGACGACCCCGGGCGAGAAGGACCGCGGTGCCCGCCGGATCGTGACCGGGAACGCCGGCGAGCGTTACTACACCGACGACCACTACAAGTCCTTCCGCCGGATCGCGGAAGGCGGGGGAACTTCATGA
- the thiE gene encoding thiamine phosphate synthase has product MTDHTDRLLDARLYLCTDAREKQGDLAEFLDAALAGGVDIVQLRQKEMEAADELAALEVFADACKRHGKLLAVNDRADIAFAAGADVLHLGQRDLPVHAARALVGPGPVIGRSTHSFSQVNAAIDEVGSDYFCVGPTWATPTKPGRQAAGLELVSYAAGRRQAKPWFAIGGIDLERLDEVIEAGATRVVVVRAITEADDPGAAAAEFSRRLRR; this is encoded by the coding sequence GTGACTGACCACACCGACCGCCTCCTGGATGCCCGGCTGTACCTGTGCACGGACGCGCGGGAGAAGCAGGGTGACCTCGCGGAGTTCCTCGACGCCGCACTGGCCGGTGGCGTGGACATCGTGCAGCTGCGGCAGAAGGAGATGGAGGCGGCGGACGAGCTGGCTGCTCTTGAGGTGTTCGCGGACGCGTGCAAGCGGCACGGCAAGCTCCTGGCCGTCAACGACCGTGCGGACATCGCGTTCGCGGCGGGAGCCGACGTACTGCATCTGGGCCAGCGGGACCTGCCTGTGCACGCAGCCCGGGCGCTCGTCGGTCCGGGTCCGGTCATCGGGCGGTCGACGCACTCGTTCAGTCAGGTGAACGCCGCGATCGACGAGGTCGGTTCGGATTACTTCTGCGTGGGGCCGACCTGGGCGACGCCGACCAAGCCGGGTCGCCAGGCGGCCGGGCTCGAGTTGGTGTCGTACGCCGCGGGCCGGCGGCAGGCGAAGCCATGGTTCGCGATCGGGGGCATCGACCTGGAGCGGCTGGACGAGGTGATCGAGGCCGGTGCGACCCGGGTGGTCGTCGTCCGGGCGATCACCGAAGCCGACGACCCGGGCGCGGCGGCGGCCGAGTTCAGCCGGAGGCTCAGGCGGTGA
- the thiO gene encoding glycine oxidase ThiO encodes MPDVVVVGGGLIGLATAWRLAVAGVEVTICDPTPGAQTSNVAAGMLAPVTEVEFGEDDLLALNLASVNAWPAFAAELEELTGQPAGLHRTGTLSVAYDADDMALLRRVADYQRRLGLEVEDLSGRDARKREPMLATGVSGGVWVPGDHSVDNRQAVATLLRAVELSGVELIRQRVTRIITSGTTATGVQLDNGETIDAGQIVAAAGPWSAQLDGVPQELRPPVRPVKGEVLRLRVPEAYRPALQHTVRATARGFSVYLVPRPGGELVVGATSTELGYDTRVLAGGVFNLLRDARTVLPITDELELVEAIAGLRPATPDNAPVLGPSGLDRLLWATGHYRNGVLLTPVTAQILADTVRTGNLPELAKPFLVSRFGH; translated from the coding sequence ATGCCTGATGTGGTGGTGGTTGGAGGCGGACTGATCGGGCTGGCGACAGCGTGGCGGCTGGCAGTGGCCGGGGTCGAGGTGACCATCTGCGACCCCACACCGGGCGCGCAGACGTCGAACGTCGCTGCAGGCATGCTGGCTCCCGTCACCGAGGTCGAGTTCGGCGAGGACGACCTGCTCGCGCTGAACCTGGCCTCCGTCAACGCGTGGCCGGCCTTCGCCGCCGAGCTGGAAGAGCTGACCGGACAACCAGCAGGGCTGCATCGGACGGGGACGCTGTCGGTCGCGTACGACGCCGACGACATGGCCTTGCTCCGCCGGGTCGCCGACTACCAGCGCAGGCTCGGGCTCGAAGTAGAGGACCTGTCCGGGCGCGACGCCCGCAAGCGCGAACCCATGCTCGCCACAGGTGTCTCCGGTGGCGTCTGGGTTCCAGGCGACCACTCCGTCGACAACAGGCAGGCCGTGGCTACTCTCCTGCGTGCGGTGGAACTGTCCGGCGTCGAGCTGATCCGCCAACGGGTCACCCGGATCATCACGTCCGGTACGACGGCGACCGGCGTACAGCTGGACAACGGCGAGACCATCGACGCGGGACAGATTGTCGCTGCAGCGGGGCCGTGGTCCGCACAGCTGGACGGCGTACCGCAAGAACTGCGGCCACCGGTGCGGCCGGTGAAGGGAGAGGTACTGCGGCTGCGGGTGCCGGAGGCGTACCGCCCGGCGCTGCAACACACCGTCCGCGCGACCGCCCGTGGATTCTCGGTCTACCTCGTGCCGCGACCGGGTGGCGAACTGGTCGTCGGCGCGACCAGTACCGAACTCGGGTACGACACGCGCGTGCTCGCGGGCGGGGTGTTCAACCTGCTCCGCGACGCGCGGACCGTGCTGCCGATCACCGACGAACTCGAACTCGTCGAGGCGATCGCCGGGCTCCGGCCCGCGACCCCGGACAATGCGCCGGTGCTCGGCCCGTCCGGCCTCGATCGGTTGCTCTGGGCAACCGGTCACTACCGCAACGGCGTCCTGCTGACGCCGGTCACCGCACAGATCCTGGCCGACACGGTCCGCACCGGAAACCTGCCGGAGCTCGCGAAACCCTTCCTCGTCAGCCGTTTCGGTCACTGA
- a CDS encoding lytic transglycosylase, with the protein MRNIVRMLTGLAVPVLTAAVITAGSPGFGTYKIKNGDTLGQIAGRYGTTVSQLVALNKLPGNGNAIYAGEVLKVPVKTSTPAKRSQLGRVTYVVKSGDTISGIAKRFKCSQANLLAANRLKPGDRIYAGKPLQIPVKIRAKKRTDNTFAGRTYADHVVAQANRNRAILKKRKQPTRAQMRSLIVSTAQRYGVDPELALAVAWQESGWKQRVVSPANAIGAMQVIPSTGRFASRIVGRDLDLLVARDNVTAGVVLLSRLTGAAQLNIAVAGYYQGLGGVKKNGMYADTKAYVKNVLRIKAQLERGWNPLR; encoded by the coding sequence ATGCGCAACATTGTTCGGATGCTGACCGGGCTGGCCGTACCGGTGCTGACCGCGGCCGTGATCACCGCCGGTTCGCCGGGCTTCGGCACGTACAAGATCAAGAACGGTGACACCCTCGGCCAGATCGCCGGGCGGTACGGCACCACGGTCAGCCAGCTGGTCGCGCTGAACAAGCTCCCGGGCAACGGCAACGCGATCTACGCCGGCGAAGTGCTGAAGGTGCCGGTGAAGACCTCGACGCCCGCGAAGCGTTCACAGCTCGGTCGGGTGACGTACGTGGTGAAGTCCGGCGACACGATTTCCGGGATCGCCAAGCGGTTCAAGTGCTCCCAGGCGAACCTGCTCGCCGCGAACCGGCTCAAGCCCGGCGACCGGATCTATGCCGGCAAGCCGCTGCAGATTCCGGTGAAGATCCGGGCCAAGAAGCGCACCGACAACACCTTCGCCGGTCGTACGTACGCCGACCACGTCGTCGCGCAGGCGAACCGCAACCGGGCGATCCTGAAGAAGCGCAAGCAGCCGACCCGCGCCCAGATGCGGTCACTGATCGTGAGCACCGCACAGCGGTACGGCGTCGATCCGGAGCTCGCACTCGCGGTCGCCTGGCAGGAGTCCGGCTGGAAGCAGCGGGTGGTCTCCCCCGCGAACGCGATCGGTGCGATGCAGGTGATCCCGTCGACCGGCCGGTTCGCGTCCCGGATCGTCGGCCGCGACCTGGACCTGCTCGTCGCGCGCGACAACGTGACCGCGGGCGTCGTACTGCTCAGCCGCCTGACCGGGGCCGCCCAGCTGAACATCGCGGTGGCCGGCTACTACCAGGGCCTCGGCGGCGTGAAGAAGAACGGCATGTACGCCGACACCAAGGCCTACGTGAAGAACGTCCTCCGGATCAAGGCTCAGCTGGAACGCGGGTGGAACCCCCTGCGGTGA
- the pknB gene encoding Stk1 family PASTA domain-containing Ser/Thr kinase produces MTDDVDTQVSDRLVGRVLDGRYRVGARVAKGGMATVYQAHDLRLDRTVALKVMHDGLGDDAQFTRRFVAEARAAARLSNPNVVAVFDQGDDDGTLFLAMEYIPGRTLRDVIREEAPLSPARALDLLTPVLSALSAAHDAGIVHRDIKPENVLISDKGAVKVADFGLARAVSASGNTATQGLLMGTVSYLAPELVTDGSADARSDVYSAGIVLYEMLTGNKPHSGDTPIQVAYAHVHNDVPPPSLEQPDIPPYVDALVQRATARDRDLRPTDARVFSRQVHRVRSALDEGLPDDPELTGDLTVPIQQIRQDSEYDDGYMRGEVVVETQPPVRHDTIIVPVDRGRPTGAPAAKAPVMTPQRRSRGPIALIAILALALGIGTAAWYYGIHRYTSTPSLVGMAPAAAEAAAAKSGLRTSLDNQDYSEDVAQGLVMRTDPAAGDRIRKNGDIGLTVSKGPERYRVPQLVGLQLDAAQQALSPIKLITGQIVEQYSETVPQGRVIAISPKFNTVVKPGTAVNFAVSKGKRPINVPDLTGKPYRDARETLRNLGFTVTRSTQYDDKVPEGNVISQTPNSGTLFAKDKVALVVSLGPPLVDVPNVKRKTTSEAQQILTAAGFKVSVQKAPFNLGLNIVAAQDPGAGQKVKPGSTIVITVL; encoded by the coding sequence GTGACGGACGACGTGGACACGCAGGTCAGCGACCGCCTCGTCGGGCGCGTGCTCGACGGTCGGTACCGCGTGGGCGCGCGTGTCGCGAAGGGCGGCATGGCCACCGTCTACCAGGCCCACGACCTGCGCCTGGACCGGACCGTCGCGCTCAAGGTGATGCACGACGGGCTCGGGGACGACGCGCAGTTCACCCGCCGCTTCGTGGCCGAGGCCCGCGCCGCGGCCCGGCTGTCGAACCCGAACGTGGTCGCCGTCTTCGACCAGGGCGACGACGACGGCACGCTGTTCCTCGCGATGGAGTACATCCCCGGCCGCACGCTGCGCGACGTGATCCGCGAGGAGGCTCCGCTCTCCCCCGCTCGCGCGCTCGATCTGCTGACGCCGGTCCTGTCCGCGCTGTCGGCCGCGCACGACGCGGGCATCGTGCACCGCGACATCAAGCCTGAGAACGTACTGATCTCCGACAAGGGCGCTGTGAAGGTCGCCGACTTCGGTCTGGCCCGTGCGGTAAGCGCGAGCGGCAACACCGCCACTCAGGGCCTGCTGATGGGCACGGTGTCGTACCTGGCGCCCGAGCTCGTCACCGACGGTAGTGCCGACGCCCGCTCGGACGTGTACTCGGCCGGCATCGTGCTGTACGAGATGCTCACCGGCAACAAGCCGCACTCCGGCGACACCCCGATCCAGGTCGCGTACGCGCACGTGCACAACGACGTACCGCCGCCGTCGCTCGAGCAGCCGGACATCCCGCCGTACGTCGATGCGCTCGTGCAGCGGGCGACCGCGCGGGACCGGGATCTGCGGCCGACCGACGCGCGGGTGTTCAGCCGGCAGGTGCACCGGGTGCGCAGCGCGCTGGACGAAGGGCTGCCGGACGACCCGGAACTGACCGGCGACCTGACCGTGCCGATCCAGCAGATCCGGCAGGACAGCGAGTACGACGACGGTTACATGCGGGGCGAAGTCGTCGTGGAGACTCAGCCCCCGGTGCGGCACGACACGATCATCGTTCCGGTGGATCGAGGGCGTCCCACAGGTGCTCCGGCCGCCAAGGCTCCGGTGATGACGCCGCAGCGCCGTTCGCGCGGCCCGATCGCGTTGATCGCGATCCTGGCGCTCGCGCTCGGCATCGGTACCGCCGCCTGGTACTACGGGATCCACCGCTACACCTCGACGCCCTCGCTCGTCGGGATGGCGCCCGCGGCGGCCGAGGCCGCGGCGGCGAAATCGGGGCTGAGGACGAGCCTGGACAACCAGGACTACTCCGAGGACGTCGCGCAGGGCTTGGTGATGCGCACCGACCCGGCGGCGGGCGACCGGATCCGGAAGAACGGTGACATCGGTCTCACGGTCTCGAAGGGCCCGGAGCGGTACCGGGTGCCGCAGCTGGTCGGGCTGCAACTGGATGCTGCCCAGCAGGCACTGTCGCCCATCAAGCTGATCACCGGGCAGATAGTCGAGCAGTACAGCGAGACCGTCCCGCAGGGGCGGGTGATCGCGATCAGCCCGAAGTTCAACACGGTGGTGAAGCCCGGCACAGCGGTGAACTTCGCGGTGAGCAAGGGCAAACGGCCGATCAACGTGCCCGACCTGACCGGCAAGCCGTACCGGGACGCGCGGGAGACGCTGCGGAACCTCGGGTTCACCGTCACCCGCAGCACGCAGTACGACGACAAGGTTCCCGAGGGCAACGTGATCAGCCAGACCCCGAACAGCGGCACGTTGTTCGCCAAGGACAAGGTCGCGCTGGTCGTGTCGCTCGGCCCGCCGCTGGTCGACGTACCGAACGTCAAGAGGAAGACCACCAGCGAGGCGCAGCAGATCCTCACCGCGGCGGGCTTCAAGGTCTCGGTGCAGAAGGCGCCGTTCAACCTCGGGCTGAACATCGTCGCCGCGCAGGACCCGGGCGCCGGCCAGAAGGTCAAGCCGGGTTCGACGATCGTCATCACCGTGCTGTGA
- a CDS encoding DMT family transporter, with protein sequence MNHPRVAVLALLAVAAAWGSTFFLTKDLLTRMDVADYLALRFLIASIALLLIHPPAIARLSRLDRGRGVALGITYGIAQLVQTEGLRHTSASVSGFVTGMYVVFTPLLGAVILRHRIGRWAWFAVVLATVGLAVLSLRGFSLGTGELLTLASAGLYALHIIGLGAWSTPKNAFGLSALQMIVITCVCAIGAVPGGFSLPPTGRDWVSVVYMALIAGALALIVQTWAQAHLTPTRAAIAMTMEPVFASAFAVLFGSDSLTWRMIVGGALVVSAMYLVELAPRRKFEAEVQHLTQ encoded by the coding sequence GTGAATCACCCTCGTGTTGCTGTACTGGCGTTATTGGCTGTTGCGGCGGCCTGGGGGTCGACGTTCTTCCTGACCAAGGACCTGCTGACCAGGATGGACGTCGCCGACTACCTGGCGTTGCGGTTCCTGATCGCGTCGATCGCCCTGCTGCTGATCCATCCGCCCGCGATCGCCCGGTTGAGCCGGCTGGACCGCGGCCGGGGCGTTGCCCTCGGCATCACGTACGGGATCGCGCAGCTCGTCCAGACCGAGGGCTTGCGGCACACGTCGGCCAGCGTGTCCGGCTTCGTCACCGGCATGTACGTCGTGTTCACGCCGCTGCTCGGCGCGGTCATCCTGCGGCACCGGATCGGTCGCTGGGCATGGTTCGCGGTAGTCCTCGCTACGGTCGGCCTCGCCGTCCTGTCGCTGCGCGGCTTCAGCCTCGGCACCGGTGAACTGCTCACGTTGGCCTCCGCCGGTCTGTACGCGCTGCACATCATCGGTCTCGGCGCCTGGTCCACGCCGAAGAACGCGTTCGGGCTGTCGGCGCTGCAGATGATCGTCATCACGTGCGTGTGCGCGATCGGCGCCGTACCGGGTGGGTTCTCGCTGCCGCCGACGGGCCGCGACTGGGTGAGCGTGGTCTACATGGCGCTGATCGCCGGCGCCCTCGCGCTGATCGTGCAGACCTGGGCGCAGGCCCACCTGACTCCCACCCGGGCGGCGATCGCGATGACAATGGAGCCGGTGTTCGCGTCGGCGTTCGCGGTGCTGTTCGGTTCGGACAGCCTGACCTGGCGGATGATCGTCGGCGGCGCACTCGTGGTGTCGGCGATGTACCTCGTCGAGCTGGCACCGCGGCGTAAGTTCGAGGCGGAAGTACAGCACCTGACGCAGTAG
- a CDS encoding glucoamylase, whose protein sequence is MRFPYVVIAVLLAVLAGGTINNVVRNPQPQLVSEGIPHAPVRSALGSEPHDDMVRHALADLDSLTLPSGGTLAGENGPWRYVWPRDASFVAVARCAIGQYGDALKVLSFLNRVRPATGRWEARYTADGKHVGDGREPQSDASGWVLWATWFCRAGRQYWGMVEESADQILRELGPDGLPARSPDYWERPEKELTIGTVAPLLTGLRSAVRIASDQHQQAQATRWQAALEKLSAATDRVFGPDYPRTPARATSLVEPGVEPIGLGGGADSFVTVLGPPFAPARPVVSTAIDNAYAVLTQPNGGVTPGEDWRADGVSWTPQTALFALSAAARGDQDTANTLLTWLDHHRTKLGALPEKVNRDVEPAGEAPLAWTSALVVLTDTALHNPLLIP, encoded by the coding sequence ATGCGGTTCCCGTACGTCGTCATTGCTGTACTGCTGGCTGTGCTCGCGGGTGGGACCATCAACAACGTGGTCCGCAACCCGCAACCACAGTTGGTGTCCGAGGGGATCCCGCACGCGCCGGTGCGCTCGGCGCTGGGCAGCGAGCCGCACGACGACATGGTCCGGCACGCACTCGCCGACCTCGACTCGCTCACGCTGCCGAGCGGCGGCACGCTCGCCGGTGAGAACGGCCCGTGGCGCTACGTCTGGCCGCGGGATGCGTCGTTCGTCGCCGTCGCGCGCTGCGCGATCGGCCAGTACGGGGACGCTCTCAAGGTGCTGTCGTTCCTGAACCGGGTCCGCCCGGCGACCGGTCGCTGGGAGGCCCGGTACACCGCCGACGGCAAGCACGTCGGCGACGGCCGCGAACCCCAATCGGACGCGTCCGGATGGGTGCTGTGGGCAACGTGGTTCTGCCGCGCCGGGCGTCAGTATTGGGGCATGGTCGAGGAATCGGCCGACCAGATCCTCCGCGAGCTGGGCCCGGACGGGCTGCCGGCGCGCTCGCCGGACTACTGGGAACGTCCCGAGAAGGAGCTGACGATCGGGACGGTCGCCCCGCTGCTGACGGGACTGCGATCGGCGGTCCGGATCGCTTCGGACCAGCATCAGCAAGCGCAGGCGACCCGTTGGCAGGCGGCGCTCGAGAAGTTGTCGGCGGCAACCGATCGGGTGTTCGGACCGGATTACCCGCGGACCCCGGCGCGGGCCACGAGCCTGGTCGAACCAGGGGTCGAGCCGATCGGCCTGGGCGGCGGGGCGGACTCGTTCGTCACCGTCCTCGGGCCGCCCTTCGCACCGGCCCGTCCGGTCGTCAGTACGGCGATCGACAACGCGTACGCCGTACTGACGCAACCGAACGGTGGTGTGACACCGGGAGAGGACTGGCGGGCGGACGGGGTGTCCTGGACGCCCCAGACCGCCCTGTTCGCGCTGAGCGCGGCTGCGCGTGGTGATCAGGACACGGCCAACACCTTGCTCACCTGGCTCGACCATCACCGCACCAAACTCGGTGCACTGCCGGAGAAGGTCAACCGCGACGTTGAGCCTGCAGGTGAAGCCCCGCTGGCCTGGACCTCGGCCCTGGTCGTTCTTACCGACACGGCGTTGCACAACCCGTTGCTGATTCCCTAG